One window of the Zea mays cultivar B73 chromosome 3, Zm-B73-REFERENCE-NAM-5.0, whole genome shotgun sequence genome contains the following:
- the LOC101027155 gene encoding NAC domain-containing protein 48, which translates to MSGAGPDLQLPPGFRFHPTDEELVMHYLCRRCAGLPIAVPIIAEIDLYKFDPWQLPRMALYGEKEWYFFSPRDRKYPNGSRPNRAAGAGYWKATGADKPVGTPKPLAIKKALVFYAGKAPKGEKTNWIMHEYRLADVDRSARKKNSLRLDDWVLCRIYNKKGGGLEKAAAPAAGGDHKPVFATAAVSSPPEQKPFVAAAGGLPPAFPELAAYYDRPSDSMPRLHADYSSCSEQVLSPEQLACDREVQSQPKISEWERTFASDPVNPAGSMLDPVVGHAGGDPLLQDILMYWGKPF; encoded by the exons ATGAGCGGCGCCGGTCCGGATCTGCAGCTGCCACCGGGGTTCCGGTTCCACCCGACGGACGAGGAGCTGGTGATGCACTACCTCTGCCGCCGCTGCGCCGGCCTGCCCATCGCCGTCCCCATCATCGCCGAGATCGACCTCTACAAGTTCGACCCATGGCAGCTCCCAA GGATGGCGCTGTACGGCGAGAAGGAGTGGTACTTCTTCTCCCCGCGGGACCGCAAGTACCCGAACGGGTCCAGGCCCAACCGCGCCGCCGGGGCTGGGTACTGGAAGGCCACCGGCGCTGACAAGCCCGTGGGCACGCCCAAGCCGCTGGCCATCAAGAAGGCGCTCGTCTTCTACGCCGGCAAGGCGCCCAAGGGCGAGAAGACCAACTGGATCATGCACGAGTACCGCCTCGCCGACGTCGACCGCTCGGCGCGCAAGAAGAACAGCCTCAGG TTGGATGACTGGGTCCTGTGCCGCATCTACAACAAGAAGGGCGGCGGGCTGGAGAAGGCGGCGGcgccggcggccggcggcgaccaCAAGCCTGTGTTCGCCACGGCGGCGGTGAGCTCCCCGCCGGAGCAGAAGCCGTTCgtggcggcggcgggcgggctgCCCCCGGCGTTCCCGGAGCTGGCGGCGTACTACGACCGGCCGTCGGACTCGATGCCGCGGCTGCACGCGGACTACTCCAGCTGCTCGGAGCAGGTGCTGTCCCCGGAGCAGCTGGCGTGCGACCGGGAGGTGCAGAGCCAGCCCAAGATCAGCGAGTGGGAGCGGACCTTCGCCTCCGACCCCGTGAACCCCGCGGGCTCCAtgctcgaccccgtcgtcggccacGCCGGCGGCGACCCGCTGCTGCAGGACATCCTCATGTACTGGGGCAAGCCGTTCTAG